The genomic region AGGTACCACGCGCGGTGAGCGCGCCAGCAGCCAGCCGAGGCTCAGCTGTGCCACGGTCAGATCCGCGTCGTCGGCGATGCGCGTCAGGGTGTCCACCAGGCGGGCGTTCTCCTCGATGTGCTCCGGCGAGTAGCGCGGAAAAGTACGCCGATAATCGCGCTCGGCGAGGTCGGCCTGCGAGTGGATCTTGCCGCTCAGCATGCCGCGTCCCAATGGACTATAGGCCACCAGGCCCACGTCGAGTTCCTCGAGCGTCGCTAGCTCCCGGGCTTCCACATCGCGGGTCCATAGGGAGTATTCGGACTGCAGGGCCGTGAGTGGGTGGACCGCCTGCGCGCGCTGCAGCTCCTGCGCGCTCGCCTCGCTCACGCCGAGGTAACGCACCTTGCCCTGCTCGACCAGTCGCGCCATGGCGCCGATGGTCTCTTCCACCGGCACCTCAGGGTCCAGGCGATGGGCGTAATAGAGGTCGATCTCATCCAGCCCCAGGCGCTGCAGGGAGGCGTCGCAGGCCTGGGCCACGTACTCGGGGGAGCCGTCGATGCCGATCAGGGAGCCGTCGGCGCGGCGCTTCATGCCGAACTTGGTGGCGACCACCGCGTCGGCACGGCGGCCGACCAGGGCCTTGCCCACCAGGCGCTCGTTGGCGTTGAAGCCGTACACATCGGCGGTGTCGATCAGCGACATGCCGAGGTCCAGGGCGCGCTGGATGGTGCGGGTGGACTCCTCGTCGTCGGCGGGGCCGTAGACGTGGGACATGCCCATGCAGCCAAGGCCGATGGCGCCCACCTGAAGGCCCTGTGATCCTAGCGTGCGCTGTTCCATCGCGTGGCTCATCCCATTGGTAATGCTGTGTCGGTCGCAGCTTCGAAGTGTGCCCGCGCCAGGCGTGGGGCTCCAGCGCCCCGCTGGGGCAGGGCCAGTTGGCTACAATTCGCCGCTCGACGCCGAGCCTCGTCCATGAAGGAGCATTTCTTGAGTTCAGTCGGTGCTTCCCGTGCGCTACCGCCCCCCAGCGTGGCCGGCGGCTGGGTGGATGTGGATCTGGCCGCCCTGGCGAGCAACTACCGGACCCTGGCGCGCCTGGCCGCGCCCGCGCAGTGCGCTGCCACGGTGAAAGCGGATGCCTACGGCCTGGGGCTGGCGTCGGTGGTGAATCGCCTGTGGGCGGAGGGGTGTCGCTGCTTCTTCGTCGCCAACGCGCACGAGGCGCTGGCCTTGCGCGAGTTGCAACCGACCGCGCAGGTGTACGTCTTCAACGGCGTGGGGGTCGCCGATGCCCCGGTTCTCGCGCAGGCGGGCCTGCGCCCGGTGCTCAACAGCGCCGAACAGGTGACACTCTGGCGCGATCAGGCGCAAAAGGGCGGAGCTCCCCTACCATGCGCTGTGCATGTGGACACGGGCATGAATCGCCTCGGCCTGGGGGCGGAGGATTGGCGCGCCCTGAGCGCGGACGCGGGCTGGCGCGACGGCCTGGATGTGCAACTGCTCATGACCCACCTCGCGAGCGCCCACCGCGGCGATGAGGACGCGCTGACCGCACGCCAGGTGAGTGCCTTCGCCGCGCTGCGCGAGGCACTGCCCGAGGTGCCGACCAGCATCGGCAACTCGGCAGGCACGCTGCTGGGCCCGGCGACCCGGGGCGACCTCGTGCGGCCCGGTATCGCCCTCTACGGCGCCAACCCCTTCGATACGCGCGATCACCCCATGCGCGAGGTGGCGCGAGTCTACGGCCGGGTGCTGCAGGTACGTACGGTGGGGGCGCAGGGAAGCGTCGGCTACGGCGGCGCCTTCACCGCGGCGCCGGGCACGCGGCTGGCGACGGTCGGGGTGGGCTACGCCGACGGCTATCGACGCGAGCTTGGCAACCGGGCCCACGCCTCGGTCGCAGGGGTGCGCGTACCGGTGGTCGGCAGGGTGTCGATGGACTTGTTGACCTTGGATGTCAGCGCTGTGCCGTTGGCGGACATCCGCGCGGGCACAGCGGCGACCCTGATCGGCGGGGAGGTGCCGCTGGAGGAAGTAGCGGCGGCGGCGCAGACCATTCCCTACGAGCTGCTGACGGGGTTGGGGCCGCGCCTACCCCGTCGCTACCTGAGCGACGGGTCCAGCGAAAAGAAAAGCTAGGTAAGGGCTAGGCGCCGGCGTCAGAGGCCGGCGACCAGAATTAGCGGACCCTCGGAGACCACCACGCCCCCGGGCTGCTCTTCGGTGATCGCGAATGCTGCGGGAGCGACCACACCCAGCTTGGCCTCGATGGGGATGATGATCTCACCGCCGGCGACGTCGGCCACGTCGAAGACGCCGCCATCGACAGGTTCCGCATCACGCTCCGGATCCACGATCCAAAGCTGATACTGCGTGGTGCCCGGCTCATTGGCGGGCATGCCGGCAAGGCGCATGTAGCCTTCCTGCCGCTCGGTGCTCCACACCACGTCGCCGGTGACGCCGGCGAGGGCGTCGACGGACTGGTTCCAGGCCACGGTGATCACGTCCGACGCCTCGGCGAGCAGCGTGGCGCGCTTCTCCGCCTCGGTCGGCGGCGCCTGCACCACAGGCACTTCCGGGGCGACCGCGCCGCCGCGAAGGCCGAGGAGGTCTTCCTGCAGCACGAAGGAGGTGCCCCAGGCCAGGGCGATGGCAGCGGCCACCAGCCAGCCGGCAAAGCCCCCGGAGCGCTTCACCGGCGGCGGCGCGATGGGCGTGACGTTGCTGGGCGCTGACTCCACGGCCGGGGCCTGCATGCGATGCGGATCGTTACCGGCCTCGCGCACGGCACCCAGTAGGCGGCTACGGGCATCGCTGGGCATGCCTGAGCGCGCCTTCGGCGCACTGTCGAGCAGCGCCAGATGGGCGATCGCCGCCGCTTGTTCGAAGCTCTCGCGCACGTCGTCCTGGTGCTCGCCGAGCATTTGCGCCAGCGATGCGGAGGCATCGTCGTTCAAGCCTTCAGTGCTGTCGCTGACGAGGAGGTCGATCAGCTCTTCGGGAAGTCGCGAGCTCATAGCGCCTCCCCCGTGCTGCGATCCTGCTCCCCGAGCTGTTCGCGGATGGCGAGCATGGCGCGCCGAAGGTGCGTCTTCACCGTGCCCAAAGGCATGTTGAGCACGCGTGCGATGTCGCCGTGGGAATAGCCGCGGAAGATCGCCAACTGCACGACGTTGCGTTGCACGTCGCGCATCTCGGCGATGAGCGGTTTGATCTGTTCGACTTCGGCCAGCATCTCCAAGGACGGGCCGCCCTGGTCGCCGACGAGCTGGTCGTCCTCGGCCAGGGGCTCGGGTGCCGGGCGACGCTTACGCTGGCGCAGGCGATCGATGTAACGGCGGCGCGCGATCATGGCCACGAACGTGGTCTCGCTTGCCTTGGAGGCGTCGAACTTGGCAGCGCTGCGCCAGATCTCGATCACCGCGTCTTGGACGCAGTCTTCGATCTCCGCGTGATCGTCGCAGAAGCGCCGCGCGAGGGACCAGAGCAAATCCCCGTACTGGTCGAGGAAGGCCTCGGCCGCTTTGGGATCGCCGTCCGCAAGCGCTTGAAGGATGGATTTGGTCACGGGTGATGAGCCGCTGATGCTGGCGACGCGAGAAGAGGCGCCAACCGCCGAGCGTACTCGGTCGGTGATCGGGCGATCAAGCGTGACGGTGGCTGCAGACATGGTAGATGGCATCTCATGCGCTAAGGGCGCGTTCTCTGGTCTAGATGGTCCCAGTTTTCGCCGCTTTGGTCTTTTCAGATTCACGGATCGTTGCTAGCCGTGGCCTTATTTCTGGTCCACCGTCCACTTTCGTGACGAGGGTCACGTAATGGCGTTCTAGGAGTCCTCGAGTGACAGCACCTGAGCCGGCCGGTCCGGCGATTGCCCTGCGCGATGTCGGCAAGTCTTTCGGGGCCACGGTCGCGGTGGATTCGTTGAGCTTCGAGGCCCGCGCGGGAAGCTGTCTGGGCCTGCTCGGCCCCAACGGGGCCGGAAAGAGCACAGCAATCAACATGATGGTGGGCCTGGAGGTGCCGGACCGAGGGTCCCTCCAGGTGCTCGGGCGCAGTTGGCAGCGGGATCCGCAGGGGCTGCGGGCGGCAATCGGTGTGCAATTGCAGGAAACCCAGCTGTTCGAGAAGCTGAAAGTTCGCGAAATTCTTAGCTTGTTTCGCAGCTTCTACCCGGACAGTCACACGCCCGAGGCGATGATCGAGCTGATCGGTCTGGAGGCGAAGGCGGATGCACACTGCAAGGCCCTCTCGGGCGGGCAGCGCCAGCGCCTCGCCCTCGGCTGCGCGCTGATCGGCAAGCCGCGGGTGCTGTTTCTGGATGAACCCACCACGGGGTTGGATCCCCAGTCGCGCCGTCGCGTCTGGGAAGTCGTGGAGCAGGTGCGAGCCGAGGGCGGCACGATCATTCTTACCACCCACTACATGGATGAGGCGCAGCGCCTGTGCGACGAGTTGGTCATCGTCGATCGCGGCCGTGCCATCGCCAAAGGAGCGCCCGCCGAGCTAATCGATCACCTAGCTGGCAACAGCGTGATGGAAGTGACCTTGGCGAGCGGCCTGGAGGCTCTGGCCTTGGACGAGTTGGCAAGCTTGCCAGGAATCGCCGCGGCGGAAGCGGTGGCGGGGCGCTTGCGATTGCAGGTGGCATCGATGGAGTCGGCCCTGCCAGCCCTGCTCGAATTTCTGCGTGCCCACGATCGCAGCGCCGTGGCGCTGGAGACGCGGCAGGCGACGCTGGAGGACGTGTTCGTGCAGCTCACGGGGCGGCAGTTGCGTGACGGGTGAGCGCGAAGGGGCCGCGCTGCCAGCAGCGCAGGGGGAATCGAGTGCGGCGAGGGAGTGGCGAGCGCTGGGGCAACTGACCCTCGCGCGCGTGCGCCTGTTCGTGCGCGAACCGGAAGCGATGTTCTGGGTGCTGGTGTTTCCCCTCGCCCTCACCATGGTGCTCGGCTGGGCCTTTCAGAACCGTAAGCCTGCCGATGAGGTGATCGCGGTGGTGCCCGCCTCGGCCGAGGTGCTGGCCGAGGACGCCTCGGGGATCGCCCAGCGCGCCTACGAGGATGAGGCCGCGGCGCGACTGGCCCTGCAGCGTGGAGCGGTCTCGGCGGTGCTGCTGCCGGGCACGCCGCCCGTGCTCGCCTTTGATCCGGAGCGGCCGGAGGCTGAGCTCGCCCGCCTGCGTATGCTCCACCTCCTGGCACAGGAGGAGTCGCCGCCGGCGCTGGTGTTCGAGGAGGTCACGGGAACGGGCATCCGCTACATCGATTGGCTGTTTCCCGGCATCCTCGGCATGAACCTCATGAGCACCGGCATCTGGTCCATCGGCTTCGCGATTGCCGACACGCGCCAGAAGAAGCTCCTGCGCCGACTGATGGTCACGCCCATGCGCCGCTGGCACTTTCTGGCCGCCTACATTCTGGGCCGTGGGATCTTCCTGATCGGGGAGCTGGCCTGCCTGCTCGCATTCGCCTACTTCGTGCTTCGTATCCCGGTGAATACGAGCCTGGTGAGTTTCTTCGCCGCATGCTTGCTCGGGATGAGCACCTTCGCTGCGATTGGCCTGCTGATCGCGGCGCGCCCGCGGACTACGGAGGGCGTGTCGGGCCTGATGAACGCGGTGATGTTGCCGATGTGGCTGTTCTCCGGGGTGTTCTTCTCCTACGAGCGATTCCCCGAGTTCACCCACGACGTGCTCCGGTTGCTGCCGCTCACGGCGATCGTGGAGACGCTGCGTGGATTGATGCTGGACGGGGAGTCGGTGCTGGCCCTGGCCGGACCGATCGCCGTGCAATTGGGCTGGATCGCCTTGGCCTTTACCCTGGCGTTGAGGTGGTTTCGCTGGGAGTAGGGGCGAGCGCTACGGTGCCCCAGGCGCACGCGCGGTCGCGGCCGGATCCCTTGGCCTTGTACAGGGCGCGGTCTGCACGCTCGATCAACTGTCGCAGGTGGGTGTCCGGCGAGGGCACGGTGCTGGCGGTGCCGATGCTCAGGGTCACCTTGTCGGTGATCGGGGAGCGAACGTGGGGGATGGCGCGGGCCCGTACCGTGTCGCGGATGCGTTGTGCCACTTCCAGCGCGCCTTCGGCCGCACAGTCCGGCAGCAACACCATGAACTCCTCACCGCCGATACGCGCAGCGAGGTCCTTGGGCCGATGCAGGGAGCCGCGCAGGCACTCGCTGATCTGCCAGAGGCAGTCATCGCCCTGCACGTGTCCGTAGTGATCGTTGTAGGCCTTGAAGTAGTCGGCATCGAGCACGAGCACGGACAGGCAGCTGCGCGAGCGACTGGCGGCGCGCCACTCGCGTTCGGCCACGCGGTCGAACTCGCGGCGGTTGGCCAGGCCGGTCAGGGAATCGATGCTCGCCTGGCGTTCGAGGCGCGCGCGCAGCCGCGCGGACTCCTGAAACAAGCGTGAGAAGTTGCGTGCTGAGCGCAGCATCATGACGATGAGGATGAGCGTGGTGCCACCCAGCACCAGGTGCGTGCCGGTGCCTTCCGCGGCCAGGCGCACCGCCATCGGCAACAGCACGGTCAGGCAGCTGATGGCGTAGGGCGTGAAGCGCACGGCGAGCATCGGCACGGCGCCCGCCGTCATCCCCCCGACCACCATCACGAAGGCGGCCTGGTGCAGGGCGGATCCCGCGGGGAAGGCGAGTACGGACGCACTGCCCCAGGCGATGCCGCTGGCGACGATGCCCGCACGCAGGCGGCTCCAAGCGCGGGACATGTCGGAGACGCTCGCCGATTCCAGATCCGGTAAGCCTCGCCGCAGCCTCCACCGGTAACCGGTCACGCAGAGCACCAGGGTCACCCAGGTGAGCACGCTGGCGGACGGCACGTAGGGCCAAACGAGGGCGGCCACGATGATCGTGCCCATCACGTTGGAGGCGAGGCCGCTGCCGAGTTGGGCATTCAGGTAGGTCAGGCGCTCGCGTAGCTCCTGTGGGTAGGTGTCGACGCTGAGTTCGGCGGAGGGCATTTGGCGCGGGCAGCGAGGCGCAAAAAAACACACTGAAAAGGGTAGCAGGCAGCGCTGGGGCGATGAGAATCACCTTCGAGACGTAGGTCACCGTTTCGCCCTCCCGAGGCCGTCGCCCTCGCCGCAGCGGACGCCGAACCTCTGCCAGGCGTGCTTGCAATTCCAGATGAGATACTAATAATGCAAATCATTATCAGTAAGCTTTCGGTGAGCGAACTGTCAGACTCTGCCGGTGCCGGCGCTAAGCGAGCACTTGCGACACCTGAGTCCTTACGGTCGGTACAACCCCCATCATGTGCTGATTGCCTGGAAACCTGCCCGCACTGGTTTCCTCGCAACCGAGACCCACAGGACGGTGACGTGCGCGGTGTGAATGGGTGGGCTGGACTTCCTCCATTCAAGGCCCATCGCGGTATACGACTCGCTCGGCCGGCATCGGCAGATCCACTCAGAGCAGCGGTCTAGCAACCGCCGCTGCTAGATGGATCTAGGCGCCGTTCTGAGCACCATGCAGGCGGCGGATGTGCTTGAAGAAATAGGAGTTCCTAGCAATGAAATACCTGGCGTTCGTCGCCGCATTCATCGCCAGCTTGCTGATCACGATCCCCGCCCAGGCCGAGGACGATCGTCGATTCGTGTTCAGCTATCAGTTCTCTGAGGGCGATGACATGGCCCCGCGCGGGGGCACAAGCCGTGGCACCCCGATCACCCTCGCGTCTGACGATCATCCCGGGTGGACCCGCCTGCAGGCCGATGGCTTGGATGATTTCGAGCGCGATCGACGGGCGATCCTTGCGATGGCAGGGGGTTACCGCGCCAGCTTCGACTTCCTCGAGATGGAGGGTTACAGCGCTGCCTTCACGCCCGCAAAGCCCTACCAGTCATGGGGCACTGAGTACGTGTACGTGGTTGAGGATCGTGGGTCATTCATCAGCCTCCAGCACGTGCTAGTGATGACCATCCTGGGCGAAGGCGACGAGATCATCGGTCCCTTCGTGACCAAGCATTGGCGCCAAGACTGGCGCTATGAAGATGACTCGGTGCTCACCTACCGCGGGTTCGGCCGTTGGGAGAGCGTCGGCGTAGCCGACGAAGCCCGCCGGGGCACTTGGTCACAGGCCGTCTGGCAGGTGGATGACTCTCCTCGCTACGAGGGCATCGGCCGCTGGCGTCACGAAGCGGACTTCTCTGCCTGGGTGAGCGAGGAGACGGCCCGGCCCCTTCCGCGCCGCGAGTTTTCAGTGCGCGATGACTATCAGGCGTTGGTCGGCACCAACGTGCACACGATTACCCGCGAGGGATGGACCCACCGACAGGACAACCTGAAGGCTGTGCTCGATGAGACGGGGCGCCCGGTGAGCTATCTGGCGCGCGAATACGGCATGAATCGCTACCAGCGCATCACCGGCTTCGACTTCACTCCGGGCGATGAGTATCTGGAGCGCACGGGACCCTTCTGGGCCGAGGTGCGCAGAGTGTGGGACAACATCGTCAGCGAGCATCCCCGCTTCCAACTCGCCGGCGATGTGGATGGCGAGAAGCTCTTCTCGCCCATGTTCGCCTATGCGGAGGAAGTGGGGGAGCAATTCGACCCTGAGCAAGGGCGCGCGGCCGCTCGCGAGATCATCGACCGCTACCTGAGCATCGACCCAGACCCGCTGGGCGCCGATCTCGCTGACGACAGCTATTAGGACCGACCCTGCACGGAGGGGGCTGAGCGATACGACCCAGCGCTTACCCCCCTCCTTTTTTTGGCTAGTTGGTGAGCATCCCCACCACGCGGTACGTCACAAAGGCGAGCCCGTAGGCCAGGGCGCCGTAACCGAAGAACATCTGCACGGGGAGCTTGATCGACTTGGCTTCGCGCGCCAGCACCGCCAGCGTCGAGACGCATTGCAGTGCCACCGCGTAGAACACCAGTAGGGCAAAGCCGGACGCGATGGTCCACTCACCACTTTGCAGCTGCGCCACCAGCGGCACCATGTTCTCGTCCGCACCCTCGATGCCGAAGATCGTGCCCAGCGTGCCTACGAACACCTCGCGCGCCAGGAATGAGGTGAGGATCGCGACCCCGTAGCGCCAATCGAGGCCGAGGGGTTCGAACACAGGCTCGATGAACTGACCGATGCGCCCGAGGAAGGACGCTCCCAGGTCGGCCCCGAAATTCGGGAAGTACCCCAACACCCACACCACACCGGTAACGGCGAAGATGATCGGTCCTGCGCTGATCACGAAGTGCCGTGAGCGGTTCCAGGCATTGCGTAGGAGAGGGCCCCACGACGGCACCCGATACGGGGGCATCTCGAGCACAAACGGCATATCGTCCATGGGGCCCGCCGGGCGCGATCGGGACACCACGGCCGTGACGATGAGGGCGGTCACCATGCCGAAGAAGTAGATTAGGAAAAAAGCCAAGCCCTGTAGGCCCACGAGGCCTCCGAGGGCCGTTTGTGCGGGTATGAACGCCGCTATCAGCACCGAATACACCGGTAAGCGCGCCGAACACGGCATGAGAGGTACCGCTAGGTACGTGAGCATGCGCCGTCGAGGCGAGTCGACGGCGCGGGCGGCGTAGATACCCGGAATGGCGCAAGCGACGCCGGACAGCATGGGCACGAAGCTCTTACCGCTCAGGCCGAACATGCGCAGCGGCCGGTGGCAGATCACCGCGGCGCGCGCCATGTAACCCGTGTCCTCCAAGATGCCGACGATAATGGTCAGGACGAAGATCTGCGGTACGAATACGAGGAATGCCCCGACGCCGCCGAACAACGCATCTGCCGTGAAGTCTCGCAGTAGCGCAGCGGGCAGCAGGGGAACGACGACGTTGGCCACGGCGCCGATCCCCGCTTCGACGGCATCCATGACCGGAGTTGCCCAGGTGAAGATGGCCTGGAACAGCAGGTACATGATGACGAAGAAGGCGATACCGCCGAACACGTTGTGCAGGAAGAAGCCATCGAGTCGTGCGTGGGAGCTGATGAGCACGTCGGCGTCGCCGCCGAAACGCTGCGTCAGCTGCGCCGCTTCCTCTGCGAGTTCACGATCGTTGCGCTCGAGCCACCGACTGGCGTCGGTGCTATCGATCGTCGCCGACGTCTTCTGCTCTAGCAGCGCGCGCAGCTCGTCGATGCCCTCGCCTGTGCGCCCTGAGACGGCCAGCACCGGTACCCCAAGCTGATCGGCCAGGCCTCGCGCATCGAAGGAGATGGCATGTCGACGCAGGATATCCGTCATGTTGGCCACGACCACGACCGCCTTCTCCGCGCGCCGACACTCACGTATCACCTGGAGCGCGAAGTGCAGACTCTTCTCGAGACGCGTCGCATCGATGATGCAGAGCACGGTCTCGAGTTGTGAATCCTCGAGCATGCGCTTGAAGCCCTGGGCGGCCACACGCTCATCACCCGAGATGGGGCGCAGCGAGTAAGTGCCTGGGAAATCCACAAGCGTGAGATCGCGGGCGCTGTCTATCAGCGTGCCCTTCGCGATATCCACCGTGATGCCGGGGTAGTTGGCGACGCGCTGGTGAAGCCCCGTTAGGCGGTTGAAGAGCAGGCTCTTGCCACTGTTGGGGCTGCCGAAGAGTAGGGCGGTAGCGCTCATGCGGTTGGATCCAATGTGTCTACGAGCATATGACGCGCGATCGTGTCCTCCAGAGAGAAGGCGGAAGCGTGCACACGGTAAAGGCGGGGCGCACCCAAAGCTGGGCGATTCACACAGTGCACGCGTACGCCGGCGGTGAATCCCAGTTCACCAAGGCGCTGACGATAGGATTCGTCCAGCGTGTCGCTGAAGCCGGTCAGGCGAGCACTGCCGCCCGCAGGCAGGTCCCAGAGGGTGCTAGTCATGCGTGTCCATCGTCCGTGTTGGTTGAGCGGTCCTGCAGGGGAGATTCGGCGCTTACCCGAGGGCTGGTTCGACCGCCGCGAAGGCACCGGCCCATGTCGCGTCAGCAACCTATTCGAAACGCGAATGGGTTGCAATCAGCCGTCCGCTTCAGAGCGCGCGCACGAAGTCGAGGAGCATCTCCCGCTCAGTTGACGGCAGGGCGGTGAAGCGCGCACGGGCCGACCGTGCCTCGCCGCCGTGCCAGAGGATCGCGTCCTCTAGGGTTTCGGCGCGGCCATCGTGAAGAAATCCGCGCTGCGGGTAGCGTGTTTCGACGAGACCTACGCCCCACAGGGGTGCCGTACGCCATTCTCTGGCCAACGTTCCGTCGCCTGGGTCAGCGAGATCGGCCCCCATGTCATGGAGCATCAGATCGGTGTAGGCCCAAGCCCGCTGGCCTGCGAGTGGCGGTGGGCCGTCGTCGCGGGTGAGCAGGATGGGCACGTGACAATCACCACACCCGACACGGCCGAACAGGCGTTCGCCCTCATCAGTACGTCGCCGGTTCGCGTCGCGGCGATGCGCCGGCACCGCGAGGTGGCGAACGAATTCGGTGATCGCTGAAAGCTCCTTCGCAGAGAACTCCGCGACCGCCCCGTCTTCTCGGCAGGGGCTTGGACTCTCGATGCCCATGTCGTGTTGGAGGGCGGCGCTGATCTGGCTCTCCAGTGACGCGTGTGTTCCCTTCCAGCCGAGCAACCCCAACGCACGTCGCCCAGTGCAGGGGTCGCGTACGATCGCCGCCCGGCCTGTGATGCCGTCCTGGTTTGCGTCTTCAGGGTCGTGGAATGGAGGGAGCAGCCGTTGATCAACGTGCTCCAGCAGACCCCAGCCGAATAGCAGTGGCGCCGCTCGCAGGGCGACCGGGAAGCGGTCGCCACCTGAGGTGGTGGCGACTGCGTGCGGGGTCCGTAGGGTCCGTGAGTGGCCGTCGGGATAGGCGTAGGTTCGGTAGGTATACCTAATTGATACGTTTGCTTCCGGGGCCATATCGTTGGCGTGACGTGTGTTCGCCTGCGAGCCGAGTCGTTCCCGGGCGATCGCCTGCACCGGTCGGGCTACGAGGTAGGGTTCTGTCGATCTCGCGGAGAGATCGTCCAGGGTCTCGATGTGACAGGCAGTGCACGAGCTTCGGTCGTAGTGAGGCCCCGCCAGGACAGCGCCGTCCCGTGCTCG from Pseudomonadota bacterium harbors:
- a CDS encoding aldo/keto reductase, producing MEQRTLGSQGLQVGAIGLGCMGMSHVYGPADDEESTRTIQRALDLGMSLIDTADVYGFNANERLVGKALVGRRADAVVATKFGMKRRADGSLIGIDGSPEYVAQACDASLQRLGLDEIDLYYAHRLDPEVPVEETIGAMARLVEQGKVRYLGVSEASAQELQRAQAVHPLTALQSEYSLWTRDVEARELATLEELDVGLVAYSPLGRGMLSGKIHSQADLAERDYRRTFPRYSPEHIEENARLVDTLTRIADDADLTVAQLSLGWLLARSPRVVP
- the alr gene encoding alanine racemase; amino-acid sequence: MSSVGASRALPPPSVAGGWVDVDLAALASNYRTLARLAAPAQCAATVKADAYGLGLASVVNRLWAEGCRCFFVANAHEALALRELQPTAQVYVFNGVGVADAPVLAQAGLRPVLNSAEQVTLWRDQAQKGGAPLPCAVHVDTGMNRLGLGAEDWRALSADAGWRDGLDVQLLMTHLASAHRGDEDALTARQVSAFAALREALPEVPTSIGNSAGTLLGPATRGDLVRPGIALYGANPFDTRDHPMREVARVYGRVLQVRTVGAQGSVGYGGAFTAAPGTRLATVGVGYADGYRRELGNRAHASVAGVRVPVVGRVSMDLLTLDVSAVPLADIRAGTAATLIGGEVPLEEVAAAAQTIPYELLTGLGPRLPRRYLSDGSSEKKS
- a CDS encoding anti-sigma factor is translated as MSSRLPEELIDLLVSDSTEGLNDDASASLAQMLGEHQDDVRESFEQAAAIAHLALLDSAPKARSGMPSDARSRLLGAVREAGNDPHRMQAPAVESAPSNVTPIAPPPVKRSGGFAGWLVAAAIALAWGTSFVLQEDLLGLRGGAVAPEVPVVQAPPTEAEKRATLLAEASDVITVAWNQSVDALAGVTGDVVWSTERQEGYMRLAGMPANEPGTTQYQLWIVDPERDAEPVDGGVFDVADVAGGEIIIPIEAKLGVVAPAAFAITEEQPGGVVVSEGPLILVAGL
- a CDS encoding RNA polymerase sigma factor: MTKSILQALADGDPKAAEAFLDQYGDLLWSLARRFCDDHAEIEDCVQDAVIEIWRSAAKFDASKASETTFVAMIARRRYIDRLRQRKRRPAPEPLAEDDQLVGDQGGPSLEMLAEVEQIKPLIAEMRDVQRNVVQLAIFRGYSHGDIARVLNMPLGTVKTHLRRAMLAIREQLGEQDRSTGEAL
- a CDS encoding ABC transporter ATP-binding protein gives rise to the protein MTAPEPAGPAIALRDVGKSFGATVAVDSLSFEARAGSCLGLLGPNGAGKSTAINMMVGLEVPDRGSLQVLGRSWQRDPQGLRAAIGVQLQETQLFEKLKVREILSLFRSFYPDSHTPEAMIELIGLEAKADAHCKALSGGQRQRLALGCALIGKPRVLFLDEPTTGLDPQSRRRVWEVVEQVRAEGGTIILTTHYMDEAQRLCDELVIVDRGRAIAKGAPAELIDHLAGNSVMEVTLASGLEALALDELASLPGIAAAEAVAGRLRLQVASMESALPALLEFLRAHDRSAVALETRQATLEDVFVQLTGRQLRDG
- a CDS encoding ABC transporter permease, producing the protein MTGEREGAALPAAQGESSAAREWRALGQLTLARVRLFVREPEAMFWVLVFPLALTMVLGWAFQNRKPADEVIAVVPASAEVLAEDASGIAQRAYEDEAAARLALQRGAVSAVLLPGTPPVLAFDPERPEAELARLRMLHLLAQEESPPALVFEEVTGTGIRYIDWLFPGILGMNLMSTGIWSIGFAIADTRQKKLLRRLMVTPMRRWHFLAAYILGRGIFLIGELACLLAFAYFVLRIPVNTSLVSFFAACLLGMSTFAAIGLLIAARPRTTEGVSGLMNAVMLPMWLFSGVFFSYERFPEFTHDVLRLLPLTAIVETLRGLMLDGESVLALAGPIAVQLGWIALAFTLALRWFRWE
- a CDS encoding diguanylate cyclase, with the translated sequence MPSAELSVDTYPQELRERLTYLNAQLGSGLASNVMGTIIVAALVWPYVPSASVLTWVTLVLCVTGYRWRLRRGLPDLESASVSDMSRAWSRLRAGIVASGIAWGSASVLAFPAGSALHQAAFVMVVGGMTAGAVPMLAVRFTPYAISCLTVLLPMAVRLAAEGTGTHLVLGGTTLILIVMMLRSARNFSRLFQESARLRARLERQASIDSLTGLANRREFDRVAEREWRAASRSRSCLSVLVLDADYFKAYNDHYGHVQGDDCLWQISECLRGSLHRPKDLAARIGGEEFMVLLPDCAAEGALEVAQRIRDTVRARAIPHVRSPITDKVTLSIGTASTVPSPDTHLRQLIERADRALYKAKGSGRDRACAWGTVALAPTPSETTSTPG
- a CDS encoding DUF6607 family protein; amino-acid sequence: MKYLAFVAAFIASLLITIPAQAEDDRRFVFSYQFSEGDDMAPRGGTSRGTPITLASDDHPGWTRLQADGLDDFERDRRAILAMAGGYRASFDFLEMEGYSAAFTPAKPYQSWGTEYVYVVEDRGSFISLQHVLVMTILGEGDEIIGPFVTKHWRQDWRYEDDSVLTYRGFGRWESVGVADEARRGTWSQAVWQVDDSPRYEGIGRWRHEADFSAWVSEETARPLPRREFSVRDDYQALVGTNVHTITREGWTHRQDNLKAVLDETGRPVSYLAREYGMNRYQRITGFDFTPGDEYLERTGPFWAEVRRVWDNIVSEHPRFQLAGDVDGEKLFSPMFAYAEEVGEQFDPEQGRAAAREIIDRYLSIDPDPLGADLADDSY
- a CDS encoding ferrous iron transporter B, which produces MSATALLFGSPNSGKSLLFNRLTGLHQRVANYPGITVDIAKGTLIDSARDLTLVDFPGTYSLRPISGDERVAAQGFKRMLEDSQLETVLCIIDATRLEKSLHFALQVIRECRRAEKAVVVVANMTDILRRHAISFDARGLADQLGVPVLAVSGRTGEGIDELRALLEQKTSATIDSTDASRWLERNDRELAEEAAQLTQRFGGDADVLISSHARLDGFFLHNVFGGIAFFVIMYLLFQAIFTWATPVMDAVEAGIGAVANVVVPLLPAALLRDFTADALFGGVGAFLVFVPQIFVLTIIVGILEDTGYMARAAVICHRPLRMFGLSGKSFVPMLSGVACAIPGIYAARAVDSPRRRMLTYLAVPLMPCSARLPVYSVLIAAFIPAQTALGGLVGLQGLAFFLIYFFGMVTALIVTAVVSRSRPAGPMDDMPFVLEMPPYRVPSWGPLLRNAWNRSRHFVISAGPIIFAVTGVVWVLGYFPNFGADLGASFLGRIGQFIEPVFEPLGLDWRYGVAILTSFLAREVFVGTLGTIFGIEGADENMVPLVAQLQSGEWTIASGFALLVFYAVALQCVSTLAVLAREAKSIKLPVQMFFGYGALAYGLAFVTYRVVGMLTN
- a CDS encoding FeoA family protein translates to MTSTLWDLPAGGSARLTGFSDTLDESYRQRLGELGFTAGVRVHCVNRPALGAPRLYRVHASAFSLEDTIARHMLVDTLDPTA